In Drosophila miranda strain MSH22 chromosome Y unlocalized genomic scaffold, D.miranda_PacBio2.1 Contig_Y3_pilon, whole genome shotgun sequence, a single window of DNA contains:
- the LOC117194859 gene encoding proteoglycan 4-like → MQQHEEQRSSRSRSPELQLLASPLVSTAGSMGPTVSPMVSPGYTEAESDLELREEPRTSSSKEPRTSKREGLRTSKREEPHTGKRKEHRTSRREESRTGKREERRTSRRKEPRTSRHEEPRTDKREKPHPSKREERPEGGRRGARRRGRRSPTYL, encoded by the exons ATGCAGCAGCACGAGGAGCAAAGGTCGAGTAGGAGTAGGTCCCCGGAGCTACAATTGTTGGCCTCACCGCTAGTGTCAACCGCGGGATCCATGGGACCGACGGTGTCCCCCATGGTATCGCCGGGGTACACCGAGGCGGAAAGTGACCTAGAATTG cgcgaggagccccggacCAGCAGTAGCAAGGAGCCCCGCACCAGCAAGCGCGAGGGGCTCCGCAccagcaagcgcgaggagccccacACCGGCAAGCGCAAGGAGCACCGGACCAGCAGACGCGAGGAGTCCCGCACcggcaagcgcgaggagcgcCGGACCAGCAGGCGCAAGGAGCCCCGGACCAGCAGGCACGAAGAGCCCCGCACCGACAAGCGCGAGAAGCCCCACCccagcaagcgcgaggagcggCCTGAGGGAGGAAGGAGGGGCGCACGGAGACGCGGAAGGAGGAGCCCA